Proteins encoded together in one Hemiscyllium ocellatum isolate sHemOce1 chromosome 31, sHemOce1.pat.X.cur, whole genome shotgun sequence window:
- the tekt1 gene encoding tektin-1: MAKLVQSRTKFLPQEWHLSNKSRYNDAEVQRSRSERLVLESERLVGEIENSTRKTQRDVNKKLDQRIEEVTYWEKELNTKLEELTDETELLLGQKTRLEKALDSYYSVLCIVQQCLLNREQRVGIDLVHDEVERELLKEVEVIKGIMALLKRTINQTEEQLRLNRSAKFYLEKDLKDKSVALKVDKFTGSLTNNSPNIEYSPNVVRIEGNSVTPQEWQDFTDTNIVNADKQKNNSTAMRSLIDDILAQTTDDVQKQVEAVNRAFKFRIQETRDSKCKLEKHLSKVLDEIASQEKNIELLKKAIMDEEGPMMVAQTRLDTRTKRPNVELVRDPAQYRLLSEVKEITENVTRLRETLAQAEAELQGLRRNQLALEEEIEIKTNSLYIDDVQCMNLRNSISINHF; the protein is encoded by the exons ATGGCCAAACTGGTCCAGTCCAGAACCAAGTTTCTGCCCCAGGAGTGGCATCTCTCCAACAAGAGTCGCTACAATGACGCTGAGGTGCAGCGTTCCCGTTCTGAGCGCCTGGTCTTAGAGAGCGAGAGGCTGGTGGGAGAGATCGAAAACAGTACCAGGAAAACCCAGCGAGATGTAAACAAGAAACTCG ATCAGAGGATTGAAGAGGTCACTTACTGGGAGAAGGAACTGAACACCAAACTCGAGGAGCTGACAGATGAGACCGAACTCTTACTGGGACAGAAGACCCGCCTGGAGAAAGCCCTAGACAGTTACTATTCTGTTCTCTGCATCGTTCAGCAGTGTCTGCTCAACCG AGAGCAACGAGTTGGGATTGATTTGGTCCATGATGAAGTGGAGAGGGAGCTGCTGAAAGAGGTGGAGGTGATCAAGGGGATCATGGCTTTACTGAAACGCACCATCAATCAAACAGAGGAGCAGCTCAG GTTAAATCGTTCTGCTAAGTTTTAtctggagaaagatttgaaagacaaGTCTGTCGCTCTGAAAGTGGACAAATTCACGGGCAGCCTGACAAACAACTCCCCGAACATCGAGTACTCACCTAACGTGGTCAGGATCGAGGGAAA CTCGGTCACACCACAGGAGTGGCAGGATTTCACCGACACAAATATTGTAAATGCTGACAAACAGAAAAACAATTCCACGGCTATGCGTTCCCTGATCGATGACATCTTAGCACAAACTACAGACGATGTGCAGAAACAAGTGGAGGCTGTGAACCGTGCCTTTAAATTCCGCATTCAGGAAACAAGAGATTCCAAGTGCAAACTGGAAAAACATTTGAGTAAG GTGCTGGATGAGATTGCCTCGCAGGAgaagaacattgagctgctgaaGAAGGCCATCATGGATGAGGAAGGGCCCATGATGGTGGCGCAGACACGGTTGGACACACGGACTAAACGGCCAAACGTGGAGCTGGTCCGGGACCCGGCACAGTACCGGCTGCTCTCTGAGGTGAAAGAGATCACCGAGAACGTTACCAG GCTCCGGGAGACTCTGGCCCAGGCTGAGGCTGAGTTACAGGGACTGAGACGGAACCAGCTCGCCTTGGAGGAAGAGATCGAGATCAAGACCAACAGCTTGTACATCGATGATGTCCAGTGTATGAACCTGAGGAACTCCATTTCTATCAATCACTTCTAA